The following proteins are encoded in a genomic region of Aliiroseovarius sp. F47248L:
- a CDS encoding pitrilysin family protein has product MRLFYTFVTLVVVTFPARAEIAIQELTSPTGIDAWLVEEHSLPFTALEIRFRGGTSLDRPGKRGAVNFMVGLLEEGSGDLDARSFAEARESLAASFRFGAYDDAVTVSAQFLTENRKEAMDLLHTALTEPRFDDAAIDRVRAQVISHLASRTTDPNAIAGETWDRMAYGDHPYASYRAGTVESVAGLTRDDLVSALNDALALDRIYVAAVGDITSEELSMLLDDLFAGLPAMGAPLPPHAEFSLSGGTTVVPFDTPQSVAMFGHVGIARDDPDFFAAFVLNEVLGGRGFNSRLMKEVREKRGLTYGVGTFLVSADLSETIMGQFSSQNGSIAEAIEVTRDEWARIAKDGITQDELTAAQTFLTGSYPLRFDGNANIANIMVSMQMEDLPVDYIATRNDQVMAVTLEEANRVAARLYNPEALHFVVVGQPEGVVSN; this is encoded by the coding sequence ATGCGTCTGTTTTATACGTTCGTCACGCTTGTGGTCGTGACTTTCCCCGCCCGTGCCGAGATTGCCATTCAAGAGTTAACCTCACCCACCGGCATTGACGCATGGCTGGTTGAAGAACACAGTCTACCGTTCACCGCGCTCGAGATTCGCTTTCGTGGTGGCACCTCGCTGGATCGTCCTGGCAAGCGCGGAGCCGTGAATTTTATGGTCGGTCTTCTTGAGGAAGGCTCTGGCGATCTGGACGCGCGCAGTTTTGCCGAAGCGCGTGAAAGCCTGGCCGCGTCGTTCCGGTTTGGTGCCTATGATGATGCGGTCACGGTGTCCGCCCAGTTTCTGACCGAGAACCGTAAAGAGGCAATGGACCTATTGCACACCGCACTGACCGAGCCGCGGTTTGATGATGCAGCCATCGACCGCGTCCGTGCGCAGGTCATATCACATCTTGCATCACGTACCACTGACCCAAATGCGATTGCTGGCGAGACATGGGACAGGATGGCCTACGGTGATCACCCCTACGCCAGTTACCGCGCGGGGACGGTCGAAAGCGTGGCGGGATTGACGCGGGACGATCTTGTGTCCGCCCTGAATGACGCGCTTGCGCTAGATCGGATATATGTTGCGGCCGTCGGCGACATCACGTCGGAAGAGCTAAGCATGTTGCTGGACGACCTGTTTGCCGGACTGCCCGCGATGGGTGCACCCCTGCCGCCACATGCGGAGTTTTCGCTGTCGGGCGGCACCACAGTTGTACCCTTTGACACGCCACAGTCAGTTGCAATGTTCGGACATGTTGGCATCGCTCGCGACGACCCGGATTTCTTTGCGGCCTTTGTGTTGAACGAAGTGTTGGGTGGGCGCGGTTTCAACTCGCGTTTGATGAAAGAGGTGCGAGAAAAACGCGGGCTGACCTATGGGGTCGGAACATTTCTTGTGTCTGCCGATCTGTCCGAGACCATTATGGGGCAGTTTTCAAGCCAAAACGGATCTATTGCCGAAGCGATAGAGGTGACGCGCGATGAATGGGCGCGGATCGCAAAGGATGGCATCACGCAGGACGAGTTAACCGCCGCACAGACCTTTCTGACTGGTTCGTATCCACTGCGTTTTGATGGCAACGCCAACATCGCCAACATCATGGTGTCGATGCAGATGGAGGACTTGCCCGTTGACTACATTGCCACTCGTAACGATCAGGTAATGGCGGTCACGCTTGAAGAGGCTAATCGGGTGGCCGCGCGTCTGTATAATCCTGAAGCCTTGCATTTTGTGGTGGTGGGGCAGCCTGAGGGCGTTGTTTCAAATTAA
- a CDS encoding pitrilysin family protein → MRFLIALILALGLGAPVFAKEGVTDFTLDNGLQVVVIEDHRAPVVVHMLWYRAGAADEKPGVSGIAHFLEHLLFKATDTMESGELSRVVAENGGSDNAFTSQDYTAYYQRVAADRLGLMMQMESDRMRNLRLTDDDIATERNVILEERAQRTDSDPGSLFHEQINAAAYLNHPYGTPIIGWRHEAAQLSREDALAFYERFYAPNNAILIVAGDVTPDEVKTLAQEHYGTLKPTPDLTERERRAEPPQLAERRLRFEDPRVSQPYVYRQYIAPERDTGAQEQAAALVYLAEILGGSGATSVLGRALQFENPIAVYAGAGYGSVMLDDTEFSLVVYPTQGTSLAEAEAALDAQIDGFLETGIDPEQFERIKFQIRADQVYSQDSAMQRAQMYGRALTSGLTVEDVQTWPDVLQAVTPEQVMDAARQVFDDRRSVTGWLVPEGGEEMK, encoded by the coding sequence ATGCGGTTTCTGATTGCGTTAATTCTGGCCCTTGGGCTGGGTGCACCCGTTTTTGCCAAAGAAGGCGTTACGGATTTCACCTTGGACAACGGGCTTCAGGTTGTGGTCATCGAAGACCACCGTGCACCGGTCGTGGTTCATATGCTTTGGTATCGGGCAGGTGCGGCGGATGAGAAACCCGGTGTGTCCGGTATCGCCCATTTTCTTGAGCATCTGCTGTTCAAAGCCACCGACACTATGGAATCAGGTGAGTTGAGCCGCGTGGTTGCCGAAAATGGCGGGTCCGACAACGCCTTCACATCGCAAGATTATACAGCCTATTACCAGCGTGTTGCCGCAGATCGTTTGGGTCTGATGATGCAAATGGAATCTGATAGGATGCGCAATCTGCGCCTGACCGACGATGACATCGCAACCGAGCGGAACGTCATTTTGGAAGAACGTGCCCAGCGCACAGACAGCGACCCCGGCTCGTTGTTTCACGAACAGATAAACGCAGCGGCATATCTGAACCATCCCTATGGTACACCGATCATCGGCTGGCGTCACGAAGCCGCGCAATTGTCGCGTGAGGATGCGCTTGCTTTCTATGAGCGCTTCTATGCGCCGAACAACGCAATTCTGATCGTCGCGGGTGATGTGACGCCGGATGAAGTCAAGACCTTGGCGCAGGAGCACTATGGCACGCTGAAACCCACGCCGGATTTGACCGAACGCGAACGTCGCGCAGAGCCGCCGCAATTGGCTGAACGCCGCTTGCGTTTTGAAGATCCAAGGGTCTCGCAACCCTATGTCTATCGTCAGTATATCGCGCCCGAGCGCGATACAGGGGCGCAAGAGCAAGCAGCTGCGCTTGTTTATCTGGCCGAGATTTTGGGGGGCAGCGGGGCCACGTCAGTTCTGGGGCGGGCTTTGCAGTTCGAAAATCCGATCGCAGTTTACGCCGGGGCTGGTTATGGCTCGGTTATGTTGGACGACACCGAGTTCTCGCTGGTCGTCTATCCTACCCAAGGCACCAGCCTTGCCGAGGCCGAGGCGGCGCTCGACGCGCAGATCGACGGCTTTCTAGAAACCGGGATCGACCCAGAACAATTTGAACGTATCAAGTTCCAGATCCGCGCTGATCAGGTCTATTCACAAGACAGTGCAATGCAGCGGGCGCAGATGTATGGGCGTGCGCTCACCTCTGGCCTTACTGTTGAGGACGTTCAGACTTGGCCTGACGTGTTGCAAGCCGTCACACCAGAACAGGTAATGGACGCTGCGCGTCAGGTGTTTGATGATCGCCGATCCGTCACCGGCTGGTTGGTTCCCGAAGGCGGAGAGGAAATGAAATGA
- a CDS encoding DUF3035 domain-containing protein, with translation MPFSSVKLLTALCAGILLTACSGGDPKLMNIKSTQAGPDEFSILPTKPLQEPPSYQALPTPTPGGTNVTDPTPHADAVAALGGQLRNTGLRGGEGALVTAASRYGVSSNIRGQLAAEDLNWRKENRGKLLERLFNVNVYYSAYEAQELNQHRELERLRRLGIWTPAAPPDPAAVQ, from the coding sequence ATGCCATTTTCATCTGTCAAACTTTTGACCGCTCTTTGCGCCGGTATTCTTCTGACCGCCTGTTCTGGTGGTGATCCCAAGCTGATGAATATCAAGTCCACGCAAGCCGGTCCTGATGAGTTCTCGATCCTGCCAACCAAACCGTTGCAAGAGCCGCCCAGCTATCAGGCACTGCCAACCCCGACACCAGGAGGCACGAACGTTACGGACCCAACACCGCATGCTGATGCTGTGGCCGCGCTTGGTGGTCAGTTGCGCAATACTGGTCTGCGCGGTGGTGAGGGTGCGCTGGTCACGGCGGCCAGCCGATATGGAGTGTCGTCCAACATTCGCGGCCAACTGGCTGCGGAAGACCTGAATTGGCGTAAGGAGAATCGCGGCAAGCTGTTGGAACGGCTGTTTAACGTGAACGTCTATTACAGCGCCTATGAGGCACAGGAACTAAACCAGCACCGAGAACTTGAACGCTTGCGCCGTTTAGGCATCTGGACGCCTGCCGCCCCACCTGATCCCGCTGCTGTGCAATGA
- the lspA gene encoding signal peptidase II, with protein sequence MRPTKPGLPWYSPACAISGTDPTMRALLISAVLAFALDQGSKYHALYFLDLDRVGVVPICPPYLVYQMAWNTGVNFGLFGSDAATMRWVLVMLSIVISVWVFVWVRKERLGRLANIAAGLLIGGALGNAVDRIFYGAVVDFLNMSCCGIQNPFSFNVADIFVFAGAIGLVLFSSSKKTP encoded by the coding sequence ATGCGGCCAACGAAGCCGGGCTTGCCATGGTATTCACCGGCATGCGCCATTTCCGGCACTGATCCGACCATGCGCGCGTTGTTGATATCTGCCGTGTTGGCCTTCGCTCTGGACCAGGGCAGCAAATATCATGCACTTTATTTCCTTGATCTGGACCGCGTTGGCGTGGTCCCGATCTGCCCGCCCTATCTGGTCTATCAGATGGCTTGGAACACCGGTGTCAATTTCGGGCTGTTCGGGTCGGATGCCGCCACCATGCGTTGGGTGCTTGTGATGCTGAGCATTGTGATCTCGGTCTGGGTCTTTGTGTGGGTGCGCAAAGAGCGGTTGGGCCGGCTGGCCAACATCGCTGCAGGCCTGTTGATTGGTGGCGCGCTGGGCAATGCGGTGGATCGTATTTTTTATGGGGCCGTGGTTGATTTTCTGAATATGTCCTGCTGCGGAATTCAGAACCCGTTTTCATTCAATGTGGCGGACATTTTTGTCTTCGCTGGGGCGATTGGTCTGGTTCTCTTCTCGTCATCGAAGAAGACCCCGTGA
- the purH gene encoding bifunctional phosphoribosylaminoimidazolecarboxamide formyltransferase/IMP cyclohydrolase codes for MTDLHSVRRALISVSDKTGLIDLGKSLEERGIEILSTGGSAKALREAGVAVKDVADVTDFPEMMDGRVKTLHPMVHGGLLALRDNDEHLASMEEHGIWAIDLLVVNLYPFETTVASGADYDTCIENIDIGGPAMIRAAAKNHAFVSVVVDVEDYPKLLGDLDQHGGSTCPKFRKKLAQKAYARTAAYDAAVSNWMADALELKAPHRRAFAGEWKQTLRYGENSHQQAAFYTDGSNRPGVATAQQLQGKELSYNNINDTDAAFELVAEFDPAEGPAVAIIKHANPCGVAQGATLAEAYQKAFDCDRTSAFGGIVALNQPLDADTAKKITEIFTEVVIAPGASDEACEIFAAKKNLRLLLTDGLPDPRAPLTAYKQVSGGLLVQDKDVGYVGMDDLKVVTKTAPSDEQMRDLLFAWKVGKHVKSNAIVYVKDLATVGVGAGQMSRLDSANVAAAKAQRMADELGLAESLAKGSAVASDAFFPFPDGLLEAAAAGATCVIQPGGSMRDNEVIDAANEAGLAMVFTGMRHFRH; via the coding sequence ATGACCGACCTTCATTCCGTGCGCCGCGCGTTGATTTCTGTATCCGACAAGACCGGCCTGATTGATTTGGGCAAATCATTGGAAGAGCGCGGGATTGAAATCCTGTCGACTGGTGGATCGGCCAAAGCCCTTCGTGAAGCTGGTGTTGCCGTGAAAGATGTGGCTGATGTTACAGACTTTCCCGAGATGATGGATGGTCGCGTCAAAACCCTGCATCCCATGGTGCATGGGGGCCTTTTGGCCCTGCGCGACAATGACGAACACCTTGCATCGATGGAAGAACACGGCATCTGGGCCATCGACCTGCTGGTCGTGAACCTTTATCCGTTTGAGACCACCGTCGCATCGGGCGCCGATTATGACACCTGCATCGAGAACATCGACATTGGCGGCCCCGCGATGATCCGTGCCGCCGCCAAGAACCATGCTTTCGTCAGTGTGGTGGTGGATGTCGAGGACTACCCCAAGCTGCTGGGTGACTTGGATCAGCACGGTGGATCGACTTGCCCGAAATTCCGCAAGAAACTGGCGCAGAAAGCTTACGCGCGCACGGCGGCCTATGACGCTGCTGTTTCGAACTGGATGGCAGATGCACTTGAACTGAAAGCGCCTCATCGGCGCGCCTTTGCGGGCGAATGGAAACAGACGCTTCGCTATGGCGAAAACAGTCACCAGCAGGCCGCGTTCTACACTGATGGCTCGAACCGTCCCGGTGTGGCGACAGCCCAGCAATTGCAGGGCAAGGAACTTAGCTACAACAACATCAACGACACCGACGCCGCGTTTGAACTGGTGGCGGAGTTTGATCCGGCAGAAGGCCCCGCCGTTGCGATCATCAAACACGCCAATCCGTGCGGTGTGGCGCAGGGGGCTACGTTGGCCGAGGCGTATCAGAAAGCGTTCGACTGCGACCGCACATCGGCTTTCGGGGGAATTGTCGCGCTGAACCAGCCGCTGGACGCGGACACTGCCAAGAAAATCACCGAGATTTTCACCGAGGTCGTGATTGCGCCGGGCGCGTCTGATGAAGCGTGCGAGATATTTGCCGCCAAAAAGAATCTGCGCCTGCTGTTGACCGATGGCCTGCCTGATCCACGCGCGCCTCTGACAGCCTATAAGCAGGTGTCCGGCGGTTTGCTCGTGCAGGATAAGGATGTGGGCTATGTGGGCATGGATGATCTGAAGGTCGTGACCAAAACGGCACCGAGTGATGAACAAATGCGCGACCTATTGTTTGCATGGAAGGTGGGCAAACACGTCAAATCCAACGCAATAGTCTATGTGAAAGACCTTGCGACTGTCGGCGTGGGGGCAGGCCAGATGAGCCGTTTGGACAGCGCCAATGTTGCCGCCGCAAAAGCGCAGCGTATGGCGGACGAATTGGGTCTAGCGGAAAGCCTTGCCAAAGGGTCAGCGGTGGCCTCGGATGCGTTCTTTCCCTTCCCCGACGGGTTGCTGGAAGCTGCGGCTGCAGGGGCCACCTGTGTGATCCAACCCGGCGGGTCAATGCGTGACAACGAAGTAATCGATGCGGCCAACGAAGCCGGGCTTGCCATGGTATTCACCGGCATGCGCCATTTCCGGCACTGA
- a CDS encoding heparinase II/III family protein, which translates to MVHQDGFSGFKTRFANRWQAKRAARARPATGFVSQPEPRTIGAFARGKQLIAGNFLFAGHLVNAPEAGLWDVTPPSQGFSEETQGFVWLDDLASVGDGEARKRAQAWVLGWIQTYGRGDGDGWTPDLTGRRLIRWINHAIFLMSGMDSGQSRAFFRSLGQQTIFLSRRWHAASPGLPRFEALTGLIYAGLALEGMERHVAPAVKALARECADQIDAEGGIPTRNPEELLDVFTLLNWAALALSESGRQSVKPHMDAIERIAPTLRALRHADGGLARFHGGGRGLEGRLDHALATSGVRGRAASGRSMGYTRVSSGRTSLIIDTAIPPIGLASANAHASTLAFELTSGRRPLIVNCGSGAHFGAEWHKAGRATPSHSVLGLAGLSSSRLGAAKHHGGGAKVFLTSTPTQVHLQQLNEGALTGVMAAHDGYAKSHGLTHMRRIEMDQDGRGVGGEDTLAAVSDADQMRFDRAMDQVSLQGIPFSIRFHLHPDVDAALDLGGTAVSMALRSGEIWVFRFEGRGELALESSVYLEKTRLKPRKTKQVVLSGVAMAYATRIRWTLAKAQETPSVLRDLERGDTAELPS; encoded by the coding sequence GTGGTGCATCAAGACGGATTTTCCGGGTTCAAGACCCGTTTTGCGAATCGCTGGCAGGCGAAGCGCGCTGCGCGTGCGCGGCCGGCCACAGGGTTTGTATCGCAACCGGAACCACGCACGATCGGGGCCTTTGCGCGCGGCAAACAACTGATCGCGGGTAACTTTCTGTTTGCCGGTCATCTAGTGAATGCGCCTGAAGCTGGATTGTGGGATGTTACCCCTCCCAGTCAGGGGTTTTCCGAAGAGACGCAAGGATTTGTCTGGCTGGATGATCTGGCCAGCGTGGGTGACGGCGAAGCGCGCAAGCGGGCGCAGGCGTGGGTTCTGGGCTGGATCCAAACCTATGGTCGTGGAGATGGAGACGGCTGGACGCCGGACCTGACCGGGCGGCGCCTGATCCGTTGGATCAACCATGCTATTTTCCTGATGTCTGGAATGGATTCTGGCCAAAGCCGTGCGTTCTTCCGGTCTCTGGGGCAGCAAACGATTTTCTTATCCCGGCGTTGGCATGCAGCATCACCGGGATTGCCACGGTTCGAGGCATTGACCGGGTTGATCTATGCCGGTCTCGCATTGGAGGGTATGGAGCGGCATGTGGCCCCTGCGGTCAAAGCTCTTGCGCGGGAATGCGCTGATCAGATTGATGCAGAAGGCGGCATTCCGACGCGCAACCCAGAAGAGCTTCTGGATGTGTTTACGCTTTTGAATTGGGCTGCACTGGCTTTGTCGGAAAGCGGACGACAATCAGTGAAGCCTCATATGGACGCGATCGAACGCATCGCTCCAACCCTTCGCGCGCTGCGTCATGCCGATGGAGGTTTGGCGCGGTTTCACGGCGGTGGACGCGGTCTTGAGGGGCGGTTGGATCATGCGTTGGCTACGTCTGGGGTGCGCGGGCGTGCGGCGTCGGGGCGGTCGATGGGCTATACGCGTGTCAGTTCGGGGCGCACCAGTTTGATCATCGACACGGCCATCCCGCCTATTGGGTTGGCATCGGCCAACGCCCATGCTTCGACCCTTGCGTTCGAACTGACCTCCGGCCGGCGGCCTTTGATCGTAAATTGTGGTTCCGGCGCGCATTTTGGGGCCGAATGGCACAAGGCCGGACGCGCCACACCTTCGCATTCCGTTTTGGGATTGGCGGGACTGTCATCATCGCGCCTTGGCGCTGCGAAACATCATGGTGGCGGGGCCAAGGTGTTCCTGACTTCGACCCCGACTCAGGTTCACCTGCAACAGTTGAACGAAGGCGCTCTGACCGGCGTGATGGCAGCCCATGATGGCTATGCCAAAAGCCACGGGTTGACCCATATGCGGCGGATCGAGATGGATCAGGATGGTCGCGGCGTCGGGGGTGAGGATACGCTGGCCGCCGTATCTGATGCCGATCAGATGCGTTTCGATCGTGCCATGGATCAGGTCTCACTTCAGGGCATTCCGTTCAGCATACGGTTCCACCTTCACCCTGATGTCGATGCAGCCCTTGATTTGGGCGGAACGGCCGTGTCGATGGCGCTGAGGTCCGGCGAAATTTGGGTGTTCCGCTTCGAAGGCCGCGGCGAATTGGCGCTGGAAAGCAGCGTTTACTTAGAAAAGACGCGTTTGAAACCCCGGAAGACAAAACAAGTGGTTCTATCTGGCGTCGCAATGGCTTATGCGACACGCATCCGCTGGACGCTGGCCAAGGCGCAGGAAACCCCATCGGTTTTGCGTGACCTTGAACGCGGTGACACGGCGGAACTGCCAAGTTAA
- a CDS encoding transcription antitermination factor NusB, translating to MSNAMDPRHIAVDLLGDVLDEHRLLSEALPKRLAKVAPEDRARAQRLTLLALRNMDRADRMLGPHLKKRPPARVLNILRLGVAEICTGGAAHGVVNSLVAATRETRETERLSGLVNAVLRKVADEAGKWDSLPVPRLPKWLRKPLIADFGKAQVEAIEAVQALAPPLDLTAKTDAAELAKRLGGTLLPTGSVRLQDAGQVTGLDGYEAGDWWVQDASAALPAKVLAPKAGDRVLDMCAAPGGKTMQLAATGADVTALDVSEVRMKRVAENLARTGLEATLVIGDALEFDEPQFDAILLDAPCTATGTIRRHPDLPNAKDGSDFPGLFELQEYMIDRAIGLLKQGGRLVFCTCSLLIDEGEEQVRDALGRHADIQVELDALRLPGVDNSWIGPEGLRILPHFNTELGGMDGFFITAFRKA from the coding sequence ATGAGCAACGCCATGGACCCGCGACATATCGCGGTGGATTTGTTGGGGGACGTGCTGGACGAGCATCGTTTGCTGTCCGAGGCATTGCCGAAACGGCTGGCCAAAGTTGCCCCCGAAGACCGCGCCCGCGCCCAACGTTTGACCCTTCTCGCGCTTCGCAACATGGATCGGGCCGACCGCATGTTAGGGCCGCATCTGAAAAAGCGCCCACCTGCGCGGGTTCTGAACATTCTGCGGCTGGGTGTGGCCGAGATCTGCACAGGCGGGGCCGCGCATGGCGTGGTGAACTCGCTTGTGGCCGCGACCCGCGAAACGCGCGAAACCGAGCGGCTATCTGGTCTGGTTAACGCCGTTCTGCGCAAGGTCGCGGACGAGGCGGGCAAATGGGACAGCTTGCCGGTCCCGCGGCTACCAAAATGGCTGCGCAAACCGCTGATTGCCGATTTTGGCAAGGCGCAGGTTGAGGCGATCGAGGCCGTTCAGGCGCTTGCCCCGCCGCTTGATCTGACCGCGAAAACCGATGCGGCCGAACTGGCCAAGCGGCTTGGCGGGACGTTGCTGCCGACGGGTTCGGTGCGCCTGCAAGACGCCGGGCAAGTGACCGGGCTGGACGGGTATGAGGCGGGCGATTGGTGGGTGCAGGATGCATCGGCGGCGTTGCCGGCGAAGGTGCTTGCGCCCAAGGCGGGCGACCGCGTGCTGGATATGTGCGCCGCACCGGGTGGCAAGACCATGCAGCTTGCGGCGACCGGGGCGGATGTGACGGCGCTGGACGTGTCCGAGGTGCGGATGAAGCGCGTGGCTGAAAACCTTGCACGCACCGGGCTAGAGGCGACGTTGGTCATTGGTGACGCGCTGGAATTTGACGAGCCTCAGTTTGACGCGATCCTGTTGGATGCCCCCTGCACCGCAACCGGCACGATCCGCAGGCATCCCGATTTGCCGAACGCCAAGGATGGAAGCGACTTTCCCGGCCTGTTCGAGTTGCAGGAATACATGATCGACCGCGCCATCGGGCTGTTGAAGCAGGGCGGGCGTCTGGTCTTCTGCACGTGCAGTCTTCTGATCGACGAAGGTGAGGAACAGGTGCGTGATGCGCTGGGACGTCATGCAGATATTCAGGTCGAACTGGATGCGCTGCGTCTTCCGGGTGTTGACAACAGCTGGATTGGCCCCGAAGGGCTGCGTATATTGCCGCATTTCAACACCGAACTTGGCGGGATGGATGGGTTCTTCATCACAGCGTTTCGCAAAGCCTGA
- a CDS encoding DUF1674 domain-containing protein, which translates to MSDTPSKPHNDLPPAARRALAEAAERRKKAEAEAKAHPKEYGGRDGPEPVRYGDWEKKGIAIDF; encoded by the coding sequence ATGTCCGACACGCCGTCAAAGCCCCATAACGACCTGCCGCCCGCCGCCAGACGTGCGCTTGCCGAAGCCGCGGAACGCCGCAAAAAGGCCGAGGCCGAGGCTAAAGCCCACCCGAAAGAATACGGCGGCCGTGACGGCCCCGAACCTGTCCGCTATGGCGATTGGGAAAAGAAGGGCATTGCGATCGACTTTTGA
- the dapB gene encoding 4-hydroxy-tetrahydrodipicolinate reductase, which yields MSDLPGIVVMGASGRMGQMLIREINANKGARLVGALERSGHDWVGKDIGICMGGQALGVTVSDDPLETMAKAQAVIDFTAPAATVAMAEIAAQARAVHVIGTTGLSDDDLAKLALAGRHSTIVRAGNMSLGVNLLVQLTRKVAEALDEDFDIEIIEAHHHHKVDAPSGTALMLGEAAAAGRGVDLVDASDRGRDGMTGERKRGDIGFHAVRGGDIVGEHDVMFAAPGERIVLRHVATDRAIFARGAVKAALWGQGKKPGEYDMMDVLGL from the coding sequence ATGAGCGATTTGCCGGGCATTGTTGTGATGGGTGCGTCAGGCCGGATGGGCCAGATGTTGATCCGTGAAATCAACGCGAACAAGGGCGCGCGACTGGTCGGCGCGTTGGAACGTTCCGGGCATGATTGGGTCGGCAAGGATATTGGTATCTGCATGGGCGGTCAGGCGCTGGGCGTCACCGTGTCGGATGATCCGCTGGAGACGATGGCCAAAGCGCAGGCGGTCATTGATTTCACCGCGCCCGCGGCCACCGTCGCCATGGCCGAGATTGCAGCGCAGGCACGCGCGGTTCATGTGATCGGCACCACCGGGCTTAGCGACGATGATCTGGCGAAGCTGGCACTGGCCGGGCGGCACTCGACCATCGTGCGTGCAGGCAATATGAGCCTTGGGGTCAATCTTCTGGTTCAACTGACCCGCAAAGTGGCCGAAGCATTGGACGAAGATTTCGACATTGAGATTATCGAGGCACATCACCACCACAAGGTGGATGCCCCCTCAGGCACCGCGCTGATGCTGGGCGAGGCTGCGGCGGCCGGTCGTGGCGTCGATCTGGTTGATGCCTCAGACCGGGGCCGGGACGGCATGACTGGCGAGCGTAAGCGCGGTGACATCGGGTTTCACGCGGTGCGCGGCGGGGACATTGTAGGCGAACATGACGTGATGTTTGCAGCCCCCGGCGAACGGATCGTTCTGCGCCATGTCGCAACGGATCGCGCCATTTTCGCCCGCGGGGCGGTGAAGGCCGCGCTTTGGGGGCAGGGCAAGAAACCCGGCGAATACGACATGATGGATGTGCTGGGGCTGTAA
- the rbfA gene encoding 30S ribosome-binding factor RbfA — translation MAKNRFHDTAGPTQRQLRIAELIRRTLSEALMRSDVHDPDLGRMSITIGEVRVTPDLSIATVFALPLGGKDGDLAIKALARNKGELRRILGKALKIKHTPDLRFMVDETFDQMDHTNRLLSQERVQRDLCAKDDDEEGSEDI, via the coding sequence ATGGCAAAGAACCGATTTCATGACACAGCCGGCCCAACGCAGCGACAGCTGCGCATCGCCGAGCTGATCCGCCGGACCCTGTCCGAAGCATTGATGCGTAGCGATGTGCACGACCCCGACCTTGGGCGCATGTCGATCACAATTGGCGAGGTGCGCGTGACACCGGACCTGAGCATTGCAACCGTGTTCGCCCTGCCCTTGGGTGGCAAGGATGGCGATCTGGCGATCAAGGCGCTGGCCCGCAACAAGGGCGAGCTGCGCCGCATTCTGGGCAAGGCGTTGAAGATCAAGCACACGCCGGACCTGCGTTTCATGGTGGACGAGACCTTCGACCAGATGGACCACACCAATCGCCTCTTGTCACAGGAACGCGTGCAGCGCGACCTGTGCGCGAAAGATGACGACGAGGAAGGATCGGAGGACATCTGA